The proteins below come from a single Miscanthus floridulus cultivar M001 chromosome 1, ASM1932011v1, whole genome shotgun sequence genomic window:
- the LOC136508641 gene encoding methionine S-methyltransferase-like isoform X2, protein MAAPAGEDKDVDAFLADCTPSGDAAYGAAKAVLERLHAPATRPAARRLLGAVCRRFAASRAAGEECFRTFHFRIHDVVLDPHVQGFQQRKKLTMMEIPSIFIPEDWSFTFYEGLNRHPDSIFRDKTVAELGCGNGWISIALAEKWCPSKVYGLDINPRAVKIAGINLYLNALDDDGLPIYDGEGKTLLDRVEFYESDLLSYCRDNKIELDRIVGCIPQILNPNPEAMSKIVTENSSEEFLYSLSNYCALQGFVEDQFGLGLIARAVEEGISVIKPSGIMVFNMGGRPGQGVCERLFRRRGFRITKLWQTKIMQAADTDISALVEIEKNSRHRFEFFMDLVGDQPICARTAWAYLKSGGRISHALSVYSCQLRQPNQVKKIFEFLKDGFHEVSSSLDLSFDDDSVADEKIPFLAYLASFLKENKSNPCEPPAGCLNFRKLVAGFMKSYHHIPLTPDNVVVFPSRAVAIENALQLFSPALAIVDEHLTRHLPKQWLTSLAIEGRADCNHADGTVTVIEAPRQSDLLIELIRKLKPQVVVTGMAQFEAITSAAFENLLNITKDVGSRLFLDISEHLELSSLPSSNGVLKYLAGKTLPSHAAILCGLVKNQVYSDLEVAFAISEDAAVYKALSQTIELLEGHTSLISQHYYGFLFHELLAFQIADRHPQQERQPAEGIPQQMIGFSDPAMSTLKAAEFFVPDSAESSIIHMDLDRSFLPVPSAVNASVFESFVRQNITDSETDVHSSIQQLVKDSYGLSADGCSEIIYGNTSIALFNKLVLCCMQEQGTLLFPLGTNGHYVSAAKFVNANTLTIPTNFDTGFRIEPKVLADTLKNVSRPWVYISGPTINPTGFLYSDNDIQELLSVCAEYGARVVIDTSFSGLEYQTDGRSQWNLEGCLSSLKRSKPSFSVVLLGELSFELTAAGHDFGFVILSDSSLAETFHSFPSLSRPHITLKYTFKKLLGLKNQKDQHFSNLMVEQKEELKNRANHLIKTLESCGWDVAIGCGGISMLAKPTAYIGKPFKADGFEGKLDASNIREAILRTTGLCINSSSWTGIPEYCRFSFALESGEFERAMGCITRFKELVLGGSGQAQMNGV, encoded by the exons ATGGCGGCCCCGGCGGGCGAGGACAAGGACGTCGACGCCTTCCTCGCGGACTGCACGCCCTCTGGCGACGCCGCGTACGGCGCCGCCAAGGCCGTGCTCGAGCGCCTCCACGCCCCCGCCACCCGCCCCGCCGCGCGCCGCCTCCTGGGCGCCGTCTGCCGACGCTTCGCCGCCTCCCGCGCCGCGGGGGAGGAGTGCTTCCGCACCTTCCACTTCCGCATCCACGACGTCGTCCTCGACCCACACGTACAAG GTTTCCAACAAAGGAAGAAGCTGACAATGATGGAGATACCAAGCATCTTCATTCCTGAAGATTGGTCCTTCACTTTCTACGAGGGCCTCAACCGTCATCCAGACTCCATTTTCAGGGACAAGACAGTAGCAGAGCTGGGATGTGGCAACGGTTGGATATCCATTGCTCTTGCAGAAAAGTGGTGCCCTTCAAAG GTCTATGGTCTGGATATAAACCCAAGAGCTGTGAAGATTGCAGGGATAAACCTGTACTTGAACGCATTAGATGACGATGGTCTCCCAATATATGATGGGGAGGGGAAAACATTGCTCGATAGAGTTGAATTCTATGAATCAGATCTCCTTTCTTACTGTAGAGACAACAAGATAGAGCTTGATCGCATTGTTGGATGCATACCACAG ATTCTCAACCCAAATCCAGAGGCGATGTCAAAGATTGTAACAGAGAATTCAAGTGAGGAGTTCTTGTACTCCTTGAGTAACTACTGTGCTCTTCAG GGTTTCGTCGAGGACCAATTTGGCCTTGGGTTGATTGCACGGGCAGTGGAAGAAGGGATATCTGTCATAAAGCCTTCAGGTATTATGGTATTCAACATGGGAGGTCGACCAGGCCAGGGTGTCTGTGAACGTCTATTTCGACGGCGTGGATTTCGCATCACTAAGCTCTGGCAAACCAAAATTATGCAG GCTGCTGACACAGATATATCAGCTTTGGTTGAAATTGAGAAAAATAGCAGACATCGCTTTGAGTTCTTCATGGATCTTGTTGGGGATCAGCCTATCTGTGCTCGCACAGCCTGGGCATACTTGAAATCTGGTGGCCGCATTTCACATGCTTTGTCTGTGTATAGCTGTCAACTTCGCCAGCCCAACCAG GTGAAGAAAATATTTGAGTTTCTTAAAGATGGATTCCATGAAGTCAGCAGTTCCCTTGATTTATCCTTTGACGACGATTCTGTAGCTGACGAAAAAATTCCCTTCCTAGCATACCTTGCTAGTTTTCTGAAAGAGAATAAGTCAAATCCCTGTGAGCCACCAGCTGGATGTCTAAACTTTCGGAAACTTGTCGCTGGATTTATGAAGAGCTACCATCACATTCCTCTAACTCCTGAT AATGTCGTTGTGTTCCCTTCTCGCGCTGTGGCAATAGAGAATGCTCTTCAATTGTTCTCACCGGCGCTTGCAATTGTTGATGAACATTTGACCAGACACTTGCCCAAGCAATGGTTAACATCCTTAGCAATTGAG GGAAGAGCAGATTGTAATCACGCCGACGGTACAGTCACTGTAATTGAGGCACCACGCCAATCAGATTTACTGATTGAGTTGATCAGGAAGCTGAAGCCTCAGGTGGTTGTTACTGGCATGGCTCAATTTGAGGCTATCACCAGTGCTGCTTTTGAGAACTTACTAAACATAACAAAAGATGTTGGCTCCCGGTTGTTCCTGGATATTTCTGAGCATTTGGAGTTGTCTAGTCTGCCAAGCTCTAATGGCGTATTGAAATATCTTGCTGGAAAGACATTACCATCGCATGCAGCTATACTGTGTGGTTTAGTAAAGAATCAG GTGTATTCTGATCTGGAAGTTGCTTTTGCCATTTCTGAAGATGCAGCTGTATATAAAGCGTTATCACAAACTATTGAGCTATTGGAAGGCCACACTTCTCTGATCAGCCAGCACTATTACGGCTTCCTTTTCCATGAGCTTCTGGCATTTCAAATTGCTGACCGGCATCCACAGCAAGAG AGACAACCTGCAGAAGGAATACCTCAGCAGATGATAGGATTTTCTGATCCAGCTATGTCTACCCTAAAGGCTGCTGAATTTTTCGTTCCTGATTCAGCTGAATCCAGCATTATTCATATGGATTTAGATCGCAGCTTTCTGCCAGTACCTTCTGCAGTGAATGCCTCTGTTTTTGAAAGTTTTGTCAGGCAGAACATCACTGATTCTGAAACTGATGTCCATTCCAGCATCCAACAGCTGGTGAAAGATAGCTATGGTTTATCCGCAGATGGTTGTTCAGAAATTATCTATGGCAACACCTCCATAGCACTCTTCAACAAGCTTGTTCTTTGTTGCATGCAAGAACAGGGCACCTTGCTTTTCCCTTTGGGCACCAATGGCCATTACGTCTCTGCAGCAAAGTTTGTGAACGCAAACACCTTGACTATACCAACAAATTTTGATACAGGATTCAGGATTGAACCAAAGGTTCTAGCTGACACTCTTAAGAATGTATCTCGGCCATGGGTGTATATTTCTGGCCCCACGATCAACCCTACTGGTTTTCTGTACAGTGACAATGATATTCAAGAACTGCTCTCTGTATGCGCTGAATATGGAGCTAGGGTAGTGATAGATACCTCCTTCTCTGGCCTGGAGTACCAAACTGATGGCCGGAGTCAGTGGAATCTGGAAGGATGCCTTTCCTCTTTGAAACGTTCAAAGCCATCATTCTCTGTGGTCCTGCTTGGAGAGCTGTCCTTTGAGTTGACTGCAGCAGGGCATGACTTTGGGTTTGTGATATTGAGCGACTCATCATTGGCTGAGACGTTTCATAGTTTTCCCAGCTTGAGTCGGCCGCACATCACATTGAAGTACACTTTCAAAAAGCTACTGGGCCTTAAGAACCAGAAGGATCAGCATTTCTCCAATCTAATGGTGGAGCAGAAGGAGGAACTGAAGAATCGTGCCAACCACTTGATAAAG ACACTGGAGAGCTGTGGCTGGGATGTTGCCATTGGTTGCGGTGGCATCTCAATGCTGGCGAAGCCCACTGCCTACATCGGGAAGCCCTTCAAAGCCGATGGTTTTGAGGGCAAGCTGGATGCGAGCAACATCAGGGAAGCCATCCTCAGGACCACTGGGCTCTGCATAAACAGCAGCTCCTGGACGGGGATCCCTGAGTACTGCCGGTTCAGCTTTGCTCTGGAGAGCGGCGAATTCGAGCGTGCAATGGGATGCATAACTCGGTTCAAGGAGTTGGTTCTGGGAGGCAGTGGCCAGGCTCAGATGAATGGTGTCTGA
- the LOC136508641 gene encoding methionine S-methyltransferase-like isoform X1 has product MGSVGVAADDMSSVVVKEFLQRCEPSGDAAYGELRALLARLHDPATRRDARVFLAALRRQQQQSSSAAGGGDRTHENFFRRFGFRIQELLLQDPTTTDITASTFLSTNAAGFQQRKKLTMMEIPSIFIPEDWSFTFYEGLNRHPDSIFRDKTVAELGCGNGWISIALAEKWCPSKVYGLDINPRAVKIAGINLYLNALDDDGLPIYDGEGKTLLDRVEFYESDLLSYCRDNKIELDRIVGCIPQILNPNPEAMSKIVTENSSEEFLYSLSNYCALQGFVEDQFGLGLIARAVEEGISVIKPSGIMVFNMGGRPGQGVCERLFRRRGFRITKLWQTKIMQAADTDISALVEIEKNSRHRFEFFMDLVGDQPICARTAWAYLKSGGRISHALSVYSCQLRQPNQVKKIFEFLKDGFHEVSSSLDLSFDDDSVADEKIPFLAYLASFLKENKSNPCEPPAGCLNFRKLVAGFMKSYHHIPLTPDNVVVFPSRAVAIENALQLFSPALAIVDEHLTRHLPKQWLTSLAIEGRADCNHADGTVTVIEAPRQSDLLIELIRKLKPQVVVTGMAQFEAITSAAFENLLNITKDVGSRLFLDISEHLELSSLPSSNGVLKYLAGKTLPSHAAILCGLVKNQVYSDLEVAFAISEDAAVYKALSQTIELLEGHTSLISQHYYGFLFHELLAFQIADRHPQQERQPAEGIPQQMIGFSDPAMSTLKAAEFFVPDSAESSIIHMDLDRSFLPVPSAVNASVFESFVRQNITDSETDVHSSIQQLVKDSYGLSADGCSEIIYGNTSIALFNKLVLCCMQEQGTLLFPLGTNGHYVSAAKFVNANTLTIPTNFDTGFRIEPKVLADTLKNVSRPWVYISGPTINPTGFLYSDNDIQELLSVCAEYGARVVIDTSFSGLEYQTDGRSQWNLEGCLSSLKRSKPSFSVVLLGELSFELTAAGHDFGFVILSDSSLAETFHSFPSLSRPHITLKYTFKKLLGLKNQKDQHFSNLMVEQKEELKNRANHLIKTLESCGWDVAIGCGGISMLAKPTAYIGKPFKADGFEGKLDASNIREAILRTTGLCINSSSWTGIPEYCRFSFALESGEFERAMGCITRFKELVLGGSGQAQMNGV; this is encoded by the exons ATGGGCAGCGTGGGCGTGGCGGCGGATGACATGAGCAGCGTCGTCGTCAAGGAGTTCCTGCAGCGGTGCGAGCCCTCCGGCGACGCCGCCTACGGCGAGCTCAGGGCGCTGCTGGCGCGCCTCCACGACCCCGCCACCAGGCGCGACGCCCGCGTCTTCCTTGCCGCGCTCcgccggcagcagcagcagagctcgtcggccgccggcggcggcgaccgaACACATGAGAACTTCTTCCGGCGCTTCGGCTTCCGCATCCAGGAGCTGCTCCTCCAGGATCCCACCACCACCGACATCACCGCCTCCACCTTCCTCTCCACCAACGCcgcag GTTTCCAACAAAGGAAGAAGCTGACAATGATGGAGATACCAAGCATCTTCATTCCTGAAGATTGGTCCTTCACTTTCTACGAGGGCCTCAACCGTCATCCAGACTCCATTTTCAGGGACAAGACAGTAGCAGAGCTGGGATGTGGCAACGGTTGGATATCCATTGCTCTTGCAGAAAAGTGGTGCCCTTCAAAG GTCTATGGTCTGGATATAAACCCAAGAGCTGTGAAGATTGCAGGGATAAACCTGTACTTGAACGCATTAGATGACGATGGTCTCCCAATATATGATGGGGAGGGGAAAACATTGCTCGATAGAGTTGAATTCTATGAATCAGATCTCCTTTCTTACTGTAGAGACAACAAGATAGAGCTTGATCGCATTGTTGGATGCATACCACAG ATTCTCAACCCAAATCCAGAGGCGATGTCAAAGATTGTAACAGAGAATTCAAGTGAGGAGTTCTTGTACTCCTTGAGTAACTACTGTGCTCTTCAG GGTTTCGTCGAGGACCAATTTGGCCTTGGGTTGATTGCACGGGCAGTGGAAGAAGGGATATCTGTCATAAAGCCTTCAGGTATTATGGTATTCAACATGGGAGGTCGACCAGGCCAGGGTGTCTGTGAACGTCTATTTCGACGGCGTGGATTTCGCATCACTAAGCTCTGGCAAACCAAAATTATGCAG GCTGCTGACACAGATATATCAGCTTTGGTTGAAATTGAGAAAAATAGCAGACATCGCTTTGAGTTCTTCATGGATCTTGTTGGGGATCAGCCTATCTGTGCTCGCACAGCCTGGGCATACTTGAAATCTGGTGGCCGCATTTCACATGCTTTGTCTGTGTATAGCTGTCAACTTCGCCAGCCCAACCAG GTGAAGAAAATATTTGAGTTTCTTAAAGATGGATTCCATGAAGTCAGCAGTTCCCTTGATTTATCCTTTGACGACGATTCTGTAGCTGACGAAAAAATTCCCTTCCTAGCATACCTTGCTAGTTTTCTGAAAGAGAATAAGTCAAATCCCTGTGAGCCACCAGCTGGATGTCTAAACTTTCGGAAACTTGTCGCTGGATTTATGAAGAGCTACCATCACATTCCTCTAACTCCTGAT AATGTCGTTGTGTTCCCTTCTCGCGCTGTGGCAATAGAGAATGCTCTTCAATTGTTCTCACCGGCGCTTGCAATTGTTGATGAACATTTGACCAGACACTTGCCCAAGCAATGGTTAACATCCTTAGCAATTGAG GGAAGAGCAGATTGTAATCACGCCGACGGTACAGTCACTGTAATTGAGGCACCACGCCAATCAGATTTACTGATTGAGTTGATCAGGAAGCTGAAGCCTCAGGTGGTTGTTACTGGCATGGCTCAATTTGAGGCTATCACCAGTGCTGCTTTTGAGAACTTACTAAACATAACAAAAGATGTTGGCTCCCGGTTGTTCCTGGATATTTCTGAGCATTTGGAGTTGTCTAGTCTGCCAAGCTCTAATGGCGTATTGAAATATCTTGCTGGAAAGACATTACCATCGCATGCAGCTATACTGTGTGGTTTAGTAAAGAATCAG GTGTATTCTGATCTGGAAGTTGCTTTTGCCATTTCTGAAGATGCAGCTGTATATAAAGCGTTATCACAAACTATTGAGCTATTGGAAGGCCACACTTCTCTGATCAGCCAGCACTATTACGGCTTCCTTTTCCATGAGCTTCTGGCATTTCAAATTGCTGACCGGCATCCACAGCAAGAG AGACAACCTGCAGAAGGAATACCTCAGCAGATGATAGGATTTTCTGATCCAGCTATGTCTACCCTAAAGGCTGCTGAATTTTTCGTTCCTGATTCAGCTGAATCCAGCATTATTCATATGGATTTAGATCGCAGCTTTCTGCCAGTACCTTCTGCAGTGAATGCCTCTGTTTTTGAAAGTTTTGTCAGGCAGAACATCACTGATTCTGAAACTGATGTCCATTCCAGCATCCAACAGCTGGTGAAAGATAGCTATGGTTTATCCGCAGATGGTTGTTCAGAAATTATCTATGGCAACACCTCCATAGCACTCTTCAACAAGCTTGTTCTTTGTTGCATGCAAGAACAGGGCACCTTGCTTTTCCCTTTGGGCACCAATGGCCATTACGTCTCTGCAGCAAAGTTTGTGAACGCAAACACCTTGACTATACCAACAAATTTTGATACAGGATTCAGGATTGAACCAAAGGTTCTAGCTGACACTCTTAAGAATGTATCTCGGCCATGGGTGTATATTTCTGGCCCCACGATCAACCCTACTGGTTTTCTGTACAGTGACAATGATATTCAAGAACTGCTCTCTGTATGCGCTGAATATGGAGCTAGGGTAGTGATAGATACCTCCTTCTCTGGCCTGGAGTACCAAACTGATGGCCGGAGTCAGTGGAATCTGGAAGGATGCCTTTCCTCTTTGAAACGTTCAAAGCCATCATTCTCTGTGGTCCTGCTTGGAGAGCTGTCCTTTGAGTTGACTGCAGCAGGGCATGACTTTGGGTTTGTGATATTGAGCGACTCATCATTGGCTGAGACGTTTCATAGTTTTCCCAGCTTGAGTCGGCCGCACATCACATTGAAGTACACTTTCAAAAAGCTACTGGGCCTTAAGAACCAGAAGGATCAGCATTTCTCCAATCTAATGGTGGAGCAGAAGGAGGAACTGAAGAATCGTGCCAACCACTTGATAAAG ACACTGGAGAGCTGTGGCTGGGATGTTGCCATTGGTTGCGGTGGCATCTCAATGCTGGCGAAGCCCACTGCCTACATCGGGAAGCCCTTCAAAGCCGATGGTTTTGAGGGCAAGCTGGATGCGAGCAACATCAGGGAAGCCATCCTCAGGACCACTGGGCTCTGCATAAACAGCAGCTCCTGGACGGGGATCCCTGAGTACTGCCGGTTCAGCTTTGCTCTGGAGAGCGGCGAATTCGAGCGTGCAATGGGATGCATAACTCGGTTCAAGGAGTTGGTTCTGGGAGGCAGTGGCCAGGCTCAGATGAATGGTGTCTGA